CAACTATGACGATCTATATTATTAACATACTCATAACAAGAGGGTATCATTATCCCGATTGTTTTGATGAATAATTCAGAGTTGTTTCGTCAACATTATAGTTGCAAATATGGGACACAGCGGGTCAAGAGAGATTTCGTACGATACGTCAGAGTTACTACAGATCGGCCAATGGTGTTATTGTAGGTATGTAACAACTGATTTAATAATTCATGGAAATCTTATTTAGTCGAACGATTTAATTAATAACACCTGTATATTTTAGTTTATGACATTACGAAAAGATCGACTTTCTTAAGTTTACAACATTGGGTTGAGGAAGTACGAAGGTACACTTCGTCCCATGTATTGTTAGTGTTAGTGGGTAAGACAATTTTGCATTTTACATCGAATTCAAATATTTGAGTATgctgtatgtatatatttacatatgtatgtatataatacTTCAGGTAATAGATGCGATTTAGAACATTTACGAGAGGTTGAGAAAGAAGAGGCAGAAGCTCTACGTCAGTATCTTCCTGAAGTTTTACAAGTAGTGGAAACATCAGCCAAAGAAAACACAAATATAGATTTCGTATTCTTCTACTTGGCATCCGAGCTTAAAGTGAGTTAACAATTCTTCAAATATAAGTTTaaacaaaatgtacaatatacgTTCAACTGTTTTTAGAGAAGACACGAGAATCGACAAATAAGTACTAAGGAAGATGAAGTTGTTAGACTTGGTTCAGGAAGGAAATTGTCTTCTTGTTCTGGTTGCTCCTAcaagatattttaaataatggcTCTCTAACAAATAACTGATACATAATTTTGAAGTTCAAATTTGTACATAATAAGGGAAAGAActacaatatttttgtaaaagttCCAAAAAGATGTGATACTCAACATTAACTTTTTATGAAAGTACAAGGGAGGGTAATATATCGTTGAAATCTATAGATCATTTGCTGCCTGATTACATGACAAGTTATACTCATAAATTATTGCTGCGTAGTTACAGTTATGTCACAGATTTTAGATGgaatattaaaaacatttgtaaaTATGAACTCATagattttatatacatatatacgtgtATATAACGAATCTCTAAATAaacattaatatattaatatatttttttaggtGAATATTTCACTATTGTACAATGTTTTAATGTCATTTATATTACTGATTTTATTGCAATAAAACTTCAGAAGATGGAATGAATAATAGCGattatttgatattttcctAAATATTTGATTGACATACTCAATTAGCTTATTATGTTTGTTTTGACAGTTTTATCGTGTTTCGATATCTGTGTATATAGTACAgtatatacatttatttaattataacatttctacaatttaaaaatatttcgccTCTGAAGCACGTTCTTTAAGGTAGTTTTTGTAGCACCGTGATACAATAAACAAGGGTATTGTAAGAACAATACATTGCTAGGGATTTTTTGTTATACAAAGTACTTTTCTCTTTTTTAGTTTACATTAGTATGATACATGTTTTTATTTGTGTAATGTTTCCATAATAATAAAGCACACTGATTTCGATATTTCCTTtttactaaaaatataaaatatacataataaatagattgaaaaatgtacataacaAACAAATGTATAAAACAAATTCTTGTTGTAAGAATAACATTCGTACAGTCTGTACTCTTTATATTCTCTTGTATAGTTGTATCTTCTTTAcatgtatattaaaaataatttatttagtaaCTTTTGTatctataaaataatttaaaagttaaaCATATGGTCATATTAACTTAGTGCTCGCATCAATACATAATCCTAGTATATCTTGGCACTaagaaaatattgatttaaCAGTAAACGTTCTTAGATTGCATAGAGAAACATTGTTATGCACCATATAGaatcttcttttttctctcaaGTGATGTTGGAGGCCCCAAACGATTCCTTTGTTACCATGTTAAGTAAATTATCTAACAGTTAGCTAAGCATTCAAAACTATCAAAAGTCTCATACCCTCTTGTAAGTCCTTCTGTATTTTTCGTCTACTTGTTCGAGGTAATATGTTCCCGGGAACATATTAGAAGTGCTGCTCTTAGGACTGAACGGTGCACTATGGCAATTTTGTTCTCTCCACTCGAGTACCTTTGTGTAATCTGTGGGAGAAACTTTTTTCCGAGCGGCCAGCTGGGTCTTTACGTACGAGAGCGACGAAACAAGTTGTGCTAACTTGGACCCAGTGTCTTTTGTTATCGTTATCGAATACATAGTGGAACATAGACCCGAACCGTAAGAAAACAATCCAACTTTAGATCCTGCCAGCTTCTCTACAGGTCTACTAATAAGTAAAGAAGCTAATCCGCAATATATGGAAGGAGTGTACATATTCCCTACTTGATTCGATACAAGCAACGTTGGCTGTGTTTTTTGATTGAAAGCTGCTTTGCTTATAGTTGTAAACGCTTTTTCGATGTCCTTATTCGAATAAGTGTCCTCGAGCTTCATGTCATGGAATTTGACTAAGTCTGGATATTGTTCAGCCACTTTGTCCTTAGGCATATTCAAGAAATCATTGTAAGCTAATCTGGCAAACGATTTCTGTACCAGTTTACCATACGGTGAGTGAAACAAAACTGCATCAAAGCTATCTAAACTTATATTCTCTTTGTACTTGTTCTTCACCTTGTCACGATAAGTTTGATAACACTTATCGACAGCATTGAGGTAGCATTTAATCGACAATTGTCCATCCACAATAGGATACTCCGAATTCAGATCGGGTTTATAGAAATCGTACGTGTGTTCCATGTAAGACGATCTTATCCCACGATCGATTACTAATGGAGCATCTGGACCGACCACCATTGCAATGGCTCCGGCACCGCCAGTCGGTCTAGCAGGTCCAGGAGCGTACACGGCATTGTCGGCTGCGACGACTAGAGCTATCCTGCCGTCCCACGCGCTGCTCTCTACCCAAGATACAGCATTGAATAGGGCAGCGGTACCACCGTAACAGGCGTTCGTGGAGTCTACTCCTTCTATGTCTGCGTTGCCATGTGGTTGAAATAACTGCATAAGGACAGACTTTACCGACTTGCTTTTGTCTATTATCGTTTCTGTTCCAACCTCTAATCTGCCGACATCCTTTGGTTTTATGCCATACCTATCCATTAACCGGTGCACCACGGTCAAACACAATGAATTA
This genomic interval from Halictus rubicundus isolate RS-2024b chromosome 15, iyHalRubi1_principal, whole genome shotgun sequence contains the following:
- the Hmgs gene encoding hydroxymethylglutaryl-CoA synthase gives rise to the protein MWPKDVGIKAMEVYFPAQYVEQTELEQFNGVAAGKYTIGLGQSKMGFCNDREDINSLCLTVVHRLMDRYGIKPKDVGRLEVGTETIIDKSKSVKSVLMQLFQPHGNADIEGVDSTNACYGGTAALFNAVSWVESSAWDGRIALVVAADNAVYAPGPARPTGGAGAIAMVVGPDAPLVIDRGIRSSYMEHTYDFYKPDLNSEYPIVDGQLSIKCYLNAVDKCYQTYRDKVKNKYKENISLDSFDAVLFHSPYGKLVQKSFARLAYNDFLNMPKDKVAEQYPDLVKFHDMKLEDTYSNKDIEKAFTTISKAAFNQKTQPTLLVSNQVGNMYTPSIYCGLASLLISRPVEKLAGSKVGLFSYGSGLCSTMYSITITKDTGSKLAQLVSSLSYVKTQLAARKKVSPTDYTKVLEWREQNCHSAPFSPKSSTSNMFPGTYYLEQVDEKYRRTYKRV